The Solenopsis invicta isolate M01_SB chromosome 3, UNIL_Sinv_3.0, whole genome shotgun sequence region TCGCATGGCCGTCGTGCTGCTTCAACCATCGCATCGGACGCTGTTGTACGAAGTCGcatcgcgttcaatcgtgtttagCATCTTCTTAGTTTCCGATACGCGTGAATACTGGCAGTGCCGAAAACGAAGGGTCGCGCGTTCGTGCTAAGTGTAAATCAAGACGCATCGTCGCgaggaggatcttggatctcGAATGTTCAAGAGCTGcgacggagctggacggagcggccagcggcgaacggtgagtcaattcattTGTCTCTACTGTTTATTCGCCTCCACATTTCAGTATTCGCGCCTCGTCTCGATTGTGCTTGCATAAATCGCGACAAGACGACTCAATGAATCGCACGAAAGTCGTTAGAATAGGAAAAATTTGAAGTTGTGTACACGCGCTAAGCGCTCTTTTCGCCAGGTATGCCAACAGTCGCGGGTGACGTACTGTAAATTACCACGCATTACAATCAGATTCAATCAAAATCTACTGGCCCaaagatttgatttttaatacttACGGGACGGAGTCAGACGCGCGAAAACCGTTAAGATGGCAACGATTAAAGTTTGTGTACGCGCGCTTTTCGGCAGGTGTGCCAATAATCGGGTAATGTGCTTTCCCAGGTATTGACCGATTGTGCATTGGCTGCATTGTAGTGTATGTcgacgttgtagagatggcgtgaTATCAGCTAAAAATCGTAGGCATGGCCATATACGTATTTCCCTTCCGCGTCCTCGTTTCTCGTCCCGTTCCGCGCACAAGCGTCCGCCGTCCGCCTCTATCGAGTGTCGTCTGGCGGTGGTCGCGCGACCCAACGCGGCGGGACGATTGAGCAGTAGTAGCTCGTCCAACTCGGTCGGTTGCTCAACGTCGCGCAATCCGACGGCGACAACGTTCTCGCGAGTCCTCGCTCGACGTGCCGGCGATTCGATCTGGTGGCGTATCGAGCGCACCACCTTCCAAGAAAACTGTCCCTCCATCGAAAGGTCCGTCGTCCCTTCACGCGAGCCAAC contains the following coding sequences:
- the LOC120357064 gene encoding uncharacterized protein LOC120357064, with the protein product MEGQFSWKVVRSIRHQIESPARRARTRENVVAVGLRDVEQPTELDELLLLNRPAALGRATTARRHSIEADGGRLCAERDEKRGRGREIRIWPCLRFLADITPSLQRRHTLQCSQCTIGQYLGKHITRLLAHLPKSARTQTLIVAILTVFARLTPSLRHPRLLAYLAKRALSACTQLQIFPILTTFVRFIESSCRDLCKHNRDEARILKCGGE